Proteins encoded together in one Synechococcus sp. A15-62 window:
- a CDS encoding universal stress protein, with protein MFRNLLIADSGKGHVEEMIRMLQDIPSLKAAKINLLHVVSEQSKSQSDGHRDEAANLLNSAITRMGLSPSSVSTLIREGDTKQTVLKVADEVQADLIVMGSRGLGRLQSILANSTSQYVFQLSTRPMLLVRDDLYVKHVNRVMVTIDGTGVGDDALRTACELVREIPGGTLTGVHVVRQESAPSRGGRTKADEVLDAAVQRARGFGVDMKAIHTEGKDIGRSVCLAASECNADLVVIASQDRRPLVARGLVDLDKLLGGSVSDYIRVHAPAPVLLVREPEQG; from the coding sequence GTGTTCAGGAACCTTCTGATTGCCGACTCGGGCAAGGGTCACGTCGAGGAAATGATCCGCATGCTCCAGGACATTCCCAGCCTGAAGGCCGCAAAAATCAATTTGCTGCATGTGGTGTCGGAGCAAAGCAAGTCGCAATCCGACGGCCATCGCGATGAAGCAGCAAACCTCTTGAACAGTGCAATCACGCGCATGGGCCTGAGCCCATCAAGCGTGAGCACCTTGATTCGTGAAGGCGACACCAAGCAGACCGTGCTCAAGGTTGCCGATGAGGTTCAGGCCGACCTGATCGTGATGGGATCCCGCGGCCTGGGACGCCTTCAATCGATCCTGGCTAACAGCACCAGCCAATACGTCTTTCAACTGTCCACGCGGCCGATGCTGCTGGTGCGGGATGACCTCTACGTCAAGCATGTCAACCGCGTGATGGTGACGATTGACGGAACAGGCGTTGGGGACGACGCTCTGCGCACAGCCTGCGAACTGGTGCGTGAAATCCCTGGCGGAACCCTCACTGGTGTGCATGTCGTTCGCCAGGAATCAGCACCCTCCAGGGGAGGCCGGACCAAAGCGGACGAGGTTCTCGACGCCGCTGTTCAGCGGGCCAGGGGTTTCGGTGTCGACATGAAAGCCATCCACACCGAAGGGAAGGACATCGGTCGCAGCGTTTGCCTGGCTGCATCGGAGTGCAACGCAGACCTGGTGGTCATCGCCTCTCAGGACCGACGCCCTCTTGTCGCCAGAGGGCTGGTGGATTTGGACAAACTGCTGGGCGGATCAGTCAGCGACTACATCCGAGTGCACGCACCAGCTCCTGTGCTGCTGGTGCGTGAGCCTGAACAGGGCTGA
- a CDS encoding thioesterase family protein gives MFTLTKRVLPQHTDYAGVMWHGAYVQWLEEARVEALQASGLGYAAMTAMGVDMPVVSLHLDYRHPLRHGDEVCVESRCPAQQGVRWPWVSRFVCRNMVVAEASVNLVMVREGRVLRRVPEQLQGVMDQLLRQAL, from the coding sequence ATGTTCACCCTGACCAAGCGTGTGCTCCCTCAGCACACCGATTACGCCGGTGTGATGTGGCATGGGGCCTATGTGCAGTGGCTTGAGGAAGCCAGGGTTGAGGCCCTTCAGGCTTCTGGCCTTGGTTATGCCGCTATGACCGCGATGGGTGTTGATATGCCGGTGGTGTCGCTTCATTTGGATTACCGCCATCCGCTACGGCACGGCGACGAAGTGTGTGTTGAAAGCCGATGCCCTGCTCAGCAGGGGGTGCGCTGGCCATGGGTTTCTCGCTTTGTCTGCAGAAACATGGTGGTTGCGGAGGCGTCGGTGAATCTGGTGATGGTGCGTGAGGGGCGCGTGCTTAGGCGCGTGCCGGAGCAGCTGCAGGGGGTGATGGATCAGTTGTTGCGCCAAGCGCTCTGA
- a CDS encoding DNA-processing protein DprA has product MCLLVPFCRVTLPGQLVWIRCIHPPSGLYVEGDRSLLRHINARTAIAVVGTRSASDHGLAMAEQLGRALAEAGWPVLGGLAEGVDAAAHRGCLARNGAPIGVLGTPLDRVYPAHHRSLQEQVGRQGLLVSPSRSGCRVRPGHFAARNRWLVAFAQALVVVECPQRSGALISARWAGRMQCPVWVVPGDARRWSCLGSNALLRDGATALIHPEDLLASIGEGPLRSEESRGKHQRLMAAIGSGATFDQLVLRLQCSPAELAPQLLALECRRELLCESGLHWRKPRP; this is encoded by the coding sequence ATGTGCCTGCTTGTGCCCTTCTGCCGGGTGACCCTTCCTGGCCAACTTGTTTGGATCAGGTGCATTCACCCCCCTTCCGGGCTGTATGTCGAAGGGGATCGATCGCTGCTTCGGCACATCAATGCCCGCACAGCCATCGCAGTGGTGGGCACGCGTTCCGCCTCGGACCATGGCCTTGCCATGGCTGAACAGCTGGGCCGTGCTCTGGCCGAGGCGGGTTGGCCCGTCCTCGGTGGTCTTGCGGAAGGGGTTGATGCTGCAGCCCATCGCGGCTGTTTGGCCAGAAACGGCGCACCCATCGGAGTGTTGGGGACACCCTTGGATCGTGTCTACCCAGCGCACCACCGATCGTTGCAAGAGCAGGTCGGCAGGCAAGGGCTGTTGGTGAGCCCCAGCCGATCCGGCTGCCGTGTGCGCCCAGGGCATTTCGCGGCGCGGAACCGTTGGTTGGTGGCCTTTGCCCAAGCACTTGTGGTGGTGGAGTGTCCGCAACGCAGCGGAGCACTGATTTCGGCCCGCTGGGCGGGTCGGATGCAGTGCCCCGTGTGGGTGGTTCCGGGGGATGCCCGCCGTTGGTCCTGTCTGGGCAGCAATGCCCTGCTTCGGGATGGTGCGACTGCCTTGATTCACCCTGAGGATCTGCTCGCCTCCATTGGCGAGGGCCCGTTGAGGTCAGAGGAGTCACGCGGCAAGCATCAACGGTTGATGGCGGCCATTGGTTCAGGGGCGACCTTTGATCAGCTGGTGCTTCGTTTGCAGTGTTCCCCTGCTGAGCTGGCCCCCCAGCTTTTGGCCCTTGAGTGTCGGCGCGAACTGCTGTGTGAATCTGGATTGCATTGGCGCAAGCCTCGGCCTTGA
- the prmC gene encoding peptide chain release factor N(5)-glutamine methyltransferase, with translation MRDCITVAGTDVLQWRRQQLARGGTAADLDWLLDLAAGLRWASLQRLLLDPTRTVALEQSLEVLSELWERHLHGNVPLQHLVGLCPWRDVLLESSPAALIPRQETELLVDLAMSQFKATPPARWADLGTGSGAIAVALARAWPTAPGHGVDLSSDALQLAERNLQGCAPHHNCSLHLGSWWLPLKSWWGSLDLVVSNPPYIPGAVVDGLEAVVRDHEPHLALLGGADGLDAIRTVVNGAPTGLSPGGWLLLEHHHDQSSEVMQLLRDAGLVEVRAAADLEGILRFALARKPAASS, from the coding sequence TTGAGAGACTGCATAACCGTTGCCGGCACTGATGTGTTGCAGTGGCGGCGCCAACAACTCGCCCGGGGTGGCACCGCGGCTGATCTGGATTGGTTGCTTGATCTTGCCGCTGGTCTTCGTTGGGCCAGCCTGCAACGGCTGTTGCTGGACCCTACGCGCACCGTCGCCCTGGAGCAGTCCCTTGAGGTGCTCTCTGAGCTGTGGGAGCGTCACCTTCATGGGAATGTTCCCCTCCAGCACCTGGTTGGGCTCTGTCCCTGGCGGGATGTGTTGCTTGAGTCGTCGCCTGCCGCCTTGATTCCCCGTCAGGAAACAGAACTGCTGGTGGATCTGGCTATGAGCCAGTTCAAAGCCACCCCTCCCGCCCGTTGGGCTGACCTCGGTACTGGTTCAGGAGCCATCGCTGTGGCTCTGGCCCGTGCCTGGCCGACGGCACCAGGGCATGGCGTCGACCTCAGTTCCGATGCCTTGCAGTTGGCAGAACGCAATCTTCAGGGTTGCGCCCCGCATCACAACTGTTCGCTGCACCTCGGTTCGTGGTGGTTGCCCCTAAAGAGCTGGTGGGGAAGCCTGGATTTGGTGGTCAGCAATCCTCCGTACATCCCCGGTGCTGTGGTTGACGGTCTTGAGGCTGTGGTCCGTGACCACGAACCTCACTTGGCGTTGCTTGGAGGAGCGGATGGCTTGGATGCGATCCGGACCGTGGTGAATGGAGCACCAACGGGGCTGTCGCCTGGGGGCTGGCTTCTGCTCGAACACCACCACGACCAGAGCTCTGAGGTGATGCAGCTGCTGCGGGATGCAGGCTTGGTGGAGGTTAGAGCGGCCGCTGATCTTGAGGGGATCCTTCGCTTCGCGCTTGCTCGCAAACCTGCCGCATCAAGCTGA
- a CDS encoding L-threonylcarbamoyladenylate synthase → MPAPVLAASDLALRLRAGEAAIIPTDTLPGLAVRPDHAQTLWRLKRRPADKPLILMGASVNDLLHEVAVPCHREVEALAERYWPGALTLVLPARDGGAGRYLNPGGTTLGCRIPACEQTRALLQISGPLATTSANRSGEPASMTAAEVALVFPDVAQLGPQPWPQPSGQASTVLVWVQDGRWRLVRRGAVIPAGVEVLE, encoded by the coding sequence ATGCCTGCTCCGGTTCTGGCCGCCTCCGACCTGGCGCTGCGGCTTCGTGCCGGTGAAGCCGCCATTATTCCCACCGACACGCTGCCGGGACTGGCGGTGCGTCCCGATCATGCCCAGACCCTCTGGCGCTTGAAACGTCGACCAGCCGATAAGCCCCTGATTCTGATGGGGGCATCCGTCAATGATTTGCTCCACGAGGTTGCGGTTCCGTGCCATCGGGAGGTTGAAGCCTTGGCTGAACGCTATTGGCCTGGAGCGCTCACCCTGGTGTTGCCTGCCCGTGATGGCGGCGCGGGCCGGTATCTCAACCCAGGTGGCACAACGCTGGGCTGCCGCATTCCGGCATGTGAGCAGACCCGCGCGCTGCTTCAGATCAGCGGGCCGTTAGCCACCACCAGTGCCAATCGTTCCGGAGAACCCGCCAGCATGACCGCAGCAGAAGTGGCGCTTGTTTTCCCTGATGTTGCTCAGCTGGGTCCGCAGCCCTGGCCTCAACCCTCGGGCCAGGCCAGCACGGTGTTGGTATGGGTCCAGGACGGACGCTGGCGCCTGGTGCGCCGGGGTGCTGTGATTCCGGCAGGGGTTGAGGTGCTCGAGTGA
- a CDS encoding response regulator transcription factor, giving the protein MKPRIQNLLTPAERRVVLLLLEGLNNRAIAQRLVISHRTVECHISRALRKSGCRNRLELVLELIRDGDPALNSLAAGTMQPMPA; this is encoded by the coding sequence TTGAAACCTCGAATCCAGAACCTCCTCACCCCCGCTGAACGGCGGGTGGTGCTGTTATTGCTCGAAGGCCTCAACAACCGCGCCATCGCCCAGCGGTTGGTGATCAGTCATCGCACCGTTGAGTGCCACATCAGCAGGGCACTCCGGAAAAGCGGTTGTCGCAATCGACTCGAGCTGGTGCTTGAGCTGATCAGGGATGGAGACCCCGCCTTGAATAGCCTGGCAGCCGGTACGATGCAGCCCATGCCGGCTTAG
- the minE gene encoding cell division topological specificity factor MinE: MTLKEFIDKLLRRQPASAETAKERLQLVLAHDRSDLNPELLEQMRREILEVVARYVEIDLAEGDVSLETEDRVTALVANLPIRRPIAQPAKVEPSEQQPAQA, translated from the coding sequence ATGACACTCAAGGAATTCATCGACAAACTCCTGCGCCGTCAGCCCGCCAGTGCAGAAACAGCCAAAGAGCGGCTCCAGTTGGTGCTGGCCCACGACCGCAGTGACCTCAATCCGGAGCTGCTCGAACAAATGCGCCGCGAGATTCTCGAAGTGGTGGCCCGCTACGTGGAGATCGACCTCGCAGAAGGTGATGTGAGCCTCGAGACGGAAGACCGCGTCACCGCCCTGGTGGCCAACCTGCCGATCCGTCGCCCCATCGCCCAACCAGCAAAGGTGGAACCCTCTGAGCAGCAACCTGCTCAAGCTTGA
- the minD gene encoding septum site-determining protein MinD, whose product MSTTRTILICSGKGGVGKTTTTANLGIALARQGAKTVVLDADFGLRNLDLLLGLENRIVYTAQEVLAETCRLEQALVKHKQEPNLALLPAGNPRMLEWLKPKDMQAIVALLERQFDYVLIDCPAGIEDGFKNAAAAAREAVVITTPEVAAVRDADRVIGLLNTQGVQPVQLVLNRVRPKMMSNQEMLSVDDVTDILALPLLGLVFEDEQVIVSTNRGEPLTLSDSSSPAAQAYGNIAQRLQGEDIPLMDPSQARRGLRARMRKLMQTRIF is encoded by the coding sequence GTGTCGACGACCCGAACCATCCTCATCTGTTCTGGCAAGGGCGGTGTCGGAAAAACAACGACCACGGCAAACCTTGGGATCGCCCTTGCCCGCCAAGGTGCCAAGACCGTGGTTCTGGACGCCGACTTCGGCCTGAGGAACCTCGATCTGCTCCTGGGCCTGGAGAACCGCATCGTTTACACCGCCCAGGAGGTGCTGGCCGAGACCTGCCGGCTTGAGCAAGCCCTGGTGAAGCACAAGCAGGAGCCAAACCTGGCCCTGCTCCCTGCGGGCAACCCTCGGATGCTCGAGTGGCTCAAGCCCAAGGACATGCAGGCCATCGTTGCTCTGCTGGAACGCCAGTTCGATTACGTGTTGATTGACTGCCCGGCAGGCATTGAAGACGGATTCAAAAATGCCGCGGCCGCAGCCCGAGAAGCAGTGGTGATCACCACCCCGGAAGTGGCCGCCGTGCGGGATGCTGATCGAGTGATCGGGCTTCTGAACACCCAGGGCGTGCAGCCAGTGCAGCTCGTGCTCAACAGGGTGCGGCCAAAGATGATGTCGAACCAGGAAATGCTTTCGGTGGACGACGTCACCGACATCCTGGCGTTACCTCTTCTGGGGCTTGTTTTTGAGGACGAACAGGTGATCGTGAGCACCAACCGTGGTGAACCCTTGACCCTGAGTGATTCGTCGTCCCCAGCGGCCCAGGCCTACGGCAACATCGCCCAACGGCTTCAGGGTGAAGACATTCCTCTGATGGACCCCTCCCAGGCCCGCCGCGGCCTCCGCGCCAGGATGCGCAAGCTGATGCAAACCCGGATTTTCTGA
- the minC gene encoding septum site-determining protein MinC: MTLRLPDQRLDHWRDRLPDLLSRCSQPIVDLDCGDWILNCSDLADLCAAVSEAGHQLGRITGRAAETVVSAAAMGLDASRSNTPSTRELQPNPVPTAPSELLFHHGTLRSGDHLQSERTILLYGDVNPGARISSTADVLVWGRLRGVAHAGCEGSTSAKIVALQLRPLQLRIADVVARGPEDLPQAGLAEQAELKDGVIAIEPAVIQSFQKR; this comes from the coding sequence ATGACCTTGAGGCTTCCCGACCAGCGCCTTGATCACTGGAGGGATCGTTTGCCTGATCTGCTGAGCAGGTGTTCCCAACCGATCGTTGATCTCGATTGCGGGGACTGGATCCTGAACTGCAGCGACCTCGCTGATTTGTGCGCTGCCGTCAGCGAGGCAGGCCATCAACTCGGACGCATCACCGGCAGGGCAGCCGAAACCGTCGTGAGTGCTGCAGCCATGGGACTGGACGCAAGCCGGTCCAACACGCCGTCCACCCGTGAACTCCAGCCCAATCCTGTGCCGACGGCCCCTTCCGAGCTGTTGTTTCACCACGGCACCCTGCGCTCCGGCGACCATCTCCAAAGCGAGCGCACCATCCTGCTCTATGGCGATGTGAATCCCGGAGCGCGGATCAGTTCAACGGCTGATGTTTTGGTGTGGGGTCGCCTGCGGGGCGTGGCCCATGCCGGATGTGAGGGGTCAACATCCGCGAAAATCGTTGCCCTTCAGCTGCGGCCTCTGCAACTCAGGATTGCTGACGTTGTCGCCCGAGGCCCCGAGGATCTGCCCCAGGCAGGTTTGGCAGAACAGGCCGAGCTCAAGGATGGCGTGATCGCCATTGAACCCGCCGTCATCCAGAGCTTTCAAAAACGCTGA
- a CDS encoding HD domain-containing protein, which yields MSQRTYHDPLHRGIGLDRQAPAEGMVMDLVDTAPFQRLRRIRQLGPAYLTFHSAESSRFTHSLGVFHLARRAFERMLPLAPELETYRGLLYGAALLHDIGHGPLSHTGEEMFGLRHEAWSARVIRHHPEIRDCLESHESGTAEAVANLLEHGRSPHPLIKHLVSSQLDCDRLDYLLRDSYSTGTRYGQLDLDRILGALTLAPDGDMAIHPKGLMAVEHYLVVRNLMYRSVYNHRLNVVCNWLLEKLIQRARQLGPEQVWADEVMASWLWQPDQIRLEDFLANDDQRTGYHLQRWQAEAPAALAELSGRFLDRRLLKATAVEHLSPADQLQLLATARRLADRHGHDPELCCGLRHQQLRGYHPYRGGLRLWDGQQLQALEKASPLVASLATPAAISWLIHPRDISAELRQEMDVEWPRAAAA from the coding sequence ATGAGTCAGCGGACTTATCACGACCCTCTGCACCGCGGCATTGGTTTGGACCGCCAAGCCCCAGCCGAGGGAATGGTGATGGACCTGGTGGACACGGCGCCATTCCAGCGCCTGCGTCGCATCCGCCAGCTGGGTCCGGCCTACCTCACCTTCCACAGCGCTGAATCCAGTCGATTCACCCACTCGCTGGGAGTCTTTCATCTGGCACGCCGTGCATTTGAGCGGATGCTGCCGTTGGCACCCGAGTTGGAGACGTACCGGGGGCTCCTCTACGGAGCTGCTTTGCTCCATGACATTGGCCATGGCCCCCTCAGCCACACCGGCGAAGAGATGTTTGGCCTGCGCCATGAAGCGTGGTCGGCGCGGGTGATCCGGCATCACCCAGAGATCCGCGACTGTCTGGAGAGCCACGAATCCGGGACGGCTGAGGCGGTGGCGAACCTGCTGGAACATGGACGCAGCCCTCACCCCCTGATCAAACATCTGGTCAGCAGTCAGCTGGATTGCGACCGACTGGATTACCTCCTGCGCGACAGCTACAGCACCGGAACGCGCTACGGGCAGCTCGATCTCGACCGCATCCTGGGAGCCCTGACCCTTGCCCCTGACGGGGACATGGCCATTCATCCCAAAGGTCTGATGGCTGTGGAGCACTACCTGGTGGTGAGGAACCTGATGTACAGGAGCGTCTACAACCACCGGCTGAATGTGGTGTGCAACTGGCTGCTGGAGAAGCTGATCCAGAGAGCACGACAACTGGGGCCTGAGCAGGTGTGGGCTGATGAGGTGATGGCCAGCTGGCTCTGGCAGCCAGACCAGATCCGGTTAGAAGACTTCCTCGCCAACGATGACCAACGCACCGGCTACCACCTTCAGCGTTGGCAAGCCGAAGCGCCGGCGGCCCTGGCTGAACTGAGTGGGCGTTTTCTGGATCGACGCCTGCTGAAAGCAACGGCCGTCGAGCATCTGTCTCCTGCTGATCAACTGCAATTGCTTGCGACAGCCAGGCGCCTGGCCGATCGTCATGGCCACGACCCTGAGCTGTGCTGCGGACTGCGTCATCAGCAGCTGCGCGGATACCACCCCTATCGAGGTGGCTTGCGCCTCTGGGACGGACAACAGCTCCAAGCCCTGGAGAAAGCCTCTCCCCTGGTCGCCAGTCTGGCGACCCCGGCGGCAATCTCCTGGTTGATTCACCCACGTGACATTAGTGCCGAACTCAGGCAGGAAATGGACGTTGAATGGCCCCGAGCAGCAGCAGCGTGA
- the ctpZ gene encoding carboxyl-terminal processing protease CtpZ, whose protein sequence is MYPTVNDLSDWLRRRGFRTLRQLIAAALCCFLVLGSACTAVALSDTQQLVVDSWRLVNQGFWNPEQLDAVRWKRQRQKAMERSIESSDDAYAAIESMLAQLGDPYTRLLRPADYTALKNSTNGSLSGVGLQLGPDESSNGVVVISALEGSPAGEAEITSGTQLLSVDGRAVVDLGLEGTVAALRGDVGSQVVLTLDRGSGETNELTLERRSVDLRPVRTRRLRSGSHTLGYLRITQFSEGVPEQVKEALTELQNKEIEGLVLDLRNNSGGLVSAGLAVADDFLSGDAIVETRNREGINDTIQASLQTVYDGPMVTLVNGGTASASEILAGALQDNERATLLGGQTFGKGLIQTLTNLSDGSGLAVTVAGYVTPSGRDIQGEGIAPDRGLSDPEPLNPGGDGDRWLSEAEQWMEALLEQPADDTEA, encoded by the coding sequence ATGTATCCAACTGTTAACGATCTTTCAGACTGGCTGCGGCGCAGAGGTTTTCGGACGCTGAGGCAACTGATCGCAGCGGCTCTTTGCTGCTTTTTGGTGCTGGGCAGCGCCTGCACTGCTGTTGCACTTAGCGACACACAACAGCTCGTGGTGGACAGCTGGAGGCTTGTGAACCAGGGCTTTTGGAACCCAGAACAACTCGATGCGGTGCGTTGGAAGCGTCAACGGCAGAAGGCCATGGAACGCAGCATCGAGAGCAGTGACGACGCCTATGCGGCCATCGAATCGATGCTGGCTCAGCTGGGCGACCCTTACACCCGGCTGCTTCGTCCAGCGGACTACACGGCGCTGAAAAACAGCACCAACGGCAGCCTCAGCGGTGTGGGCTTGCAACTCGGGCCCGATGAAAGCAGCAATGGCGTTGTGGTGATTTCGGCCCTCGAGGGTTCACCTGCCGGCGAGGCAGAGATCACCAGTGGCACGCAGTTGCTGTCTGTTGATGGCCGGGCCGTGGTGGATCTGGGACTTGAGGGAACCGTTGCAGCACTTCGGGGAGACGTTGGATCTCAGGTGGTGCTGACGCTGGACAGGGGCAGCGGAGAAACAAACGAGCTGACCCTGGAACGCCGCAGCGTGGACCTCAGGCCGGTGCGCACAAGACGCTTGCGCAGCGGCAGTCACACCCTTGGCTATCTGCGGATCACCCAGTTCAGCGAAGGAGTTCCCGAACAGGTGAAAGAAGCCCTTACAGAACTGCAGAACAAAGAGATCGAAGGATTGGTGCTCGACCTCCGCAACAACTCAGGCGGATTGGTGAGTGCTGGATTGGCGGTAGCCGACGACTTCCTTTCCGGTGACGCCATCGTTGAAACCCGGAACCGCGAGGGGATCAATGACACCATCCAGGCCAGTCTCCAGACGGTGTACGACGGACCGATGGTCACCCTCGTGAATGGAGGGACGGCCAGTGCGAGTGAAATTCTGGCTGGCGCCCTTCAGGACAACGAACGCGCCACTCTGCTCGGAGGCCAGACCTTTGGTAAAGGGCTGATTCAAACGTTGACCAACCTCAGTGACGGCAGCGGCCTCGCCGTGACAGTCGCCGGCTACGTAACGCCGAGTGGACGCGACATCCAAGGAGAAGGCATCGCACCGGATCGTGGGTTGTCAGATCCGGAACCCCTGAATCCCGGCGGTGACGGTGATCGCTGGCTCTCGGAAGCCGAGCAATGGATGGAGGCCCTGCTGGAACAACCCGCTGACGACACCGAGGCATGA
- the petB gene encoding cytochrome b6, protein MANSSPVYDWFQERLEIQDIADDIGSKYVPPHVNIFYCLGGITLVCFLIQFATGFAMTFYYKPTVAEAYKSVEYLMTDVSFGWLIRSVHRWSASMMVLMLILHVFRVYLTGGFKRPRELTWVTGVTMAVITVSFGVTGYSLPWDQVGYWAVKIVSGVPAAIPVVGDFMVELLRGGESVGQATLTRFYSLHTFVMPWLLAVFMLMHFLMIRKQGISGPL, encoded by the coding sequence ATGGCGAACTCATCACCGGTTTACGACTGGTTCCAGGAACGTCTGGAAATCCAGGACATTGCTGACGACATCGGTTCCAAGTACGTCCCCCCCCACGTCAACATTTTCTATTGCCTGGGGGGCATCACGTTGGTGTGCTTCCTGATCCAGTTCGCGACTGGGTTCGCGATGACCTTCTATTACAAGCCCACTGTTGCTGAGGCTTACAAGTCGGTCGAATACCTGATGACCGACGTCAGCTTTGGTTGGCTGATTCGCTCGGTTCACCGCTGGAGCGCATCAATGATGGTGCTGATGCTCATTCTTCACGTGTTCCGCGTGTACCTCACCGGCGGCTTCAAGCGTCCTCGTGAGCTCACCTGGGTCACCGGCGTGACCATGGCCGTGATCACCGTCTCCTTCGGCGTTACCGGATACTCCCTTCCCTGGGATCAGGTTGGTTACTGGGCTGTGAAGATCGTTTCTGGCGTCCCTGCTGCAATTCCCGTGGTCGGCGACTTCATGGTTGAGCTGCTTCGCGGTGGCGAAAGTGTCGGACAGGCCACTCTCACCCGCTTCTACAGCCTTCACACCTTTGTGATGCCGTGGCTCCTGGCGGTGTTCATGCTCATGCACTTCCTGATGATCAGGAAGCAGGGCATTTCTGGTCCCTTGTGA
- the petD gene encoding cytochrome b6-f complex subunit IV yields MHILKKPDLSDPKMRAKLAKGMGHNYYGEPAWPNDLLYIFPVVILGTIACVVGLAVLDPAMLADKADPFATPLEILPEWYLYPVFQILRVVPNKLLGIALQTLVPLGLMLVPFIESFNKFQNPFRRPVAMTVFLTGTLVTIYLGIGAALPIDKSLTLGLF; encoded by the coding sequence ATGCACATTCTCAAGAAGCCTGATCTCTCCGATCCCAAGATGCGGGCCAAGCTCGCCAAGGGCATGGGTCACAACTACTACGGAGAGCCTGCCTGGCCCAACGATCTCCTCTACATCTTCCCGGTGGTGATCCTTGGCACCATCGCCTGTGTGGTGGGTCTGGCCGTTCTGGATCCAGCCATGCTGGCCGATAAGGCTGATCCCTTCGCCACCCCTCTGGAAATTCTTCCTGAGTGGTACCTCTATCCCGTCTTCCAGATCCTTCGGGTTGTTCCCAACAAGCTCCTGGGTATTGCTCTGCAAACTCTGGTTCCCCTGGGCCTGATGCTCGTCCCCTTCATTGAGAGCTTCAACAAGTTTCAGAACCCTTTCCGCCGTCCTGTGGCGATGACCGTGTTCCTGACCGGAACCTTGGTCACCATCTATCTCGGTATTGGTGCAGCACTCCCGATCGACAAGTCCCTCACCCTCGGACTGTTCTGA